The genome window TTCAAACGGGATGGGTCAGATTTCAAACGGAATGCATCTGCTTCGTTCAAACGGACACCAGTTTTCAAGccatttttaccacttttacTTCGAATTATGAACTGATATTTTCAAGGGTTTGTCAAAACACCATTACGCACACATTGTGAGTGTTTTAGCCAATTTTAACCTTGAAAAATTTTaattttcgaaaaagaaaggtgtagaaacagaaatcgcAGCTGAACtgtatagaactcttcttcctgagctctgataccacttgtaggatcgttttcagacccgaacgagtcgatcagaagagtttatctctaaatgaaaggcggaaacagacatgtAGAGCTCAATTCAGCTAGATTTACTCTTTAAACTGTTATATGATTGATTTCGTAacgttttacaacctgacaacactttggcagcacttcgttatgCTGACCGGAAAATTCTTGACAGTTACAAATGATGACAGTTTGAAAGTTATTTATAGTAaagacccttccgtttgaaagtgaCATGCCACCTTTCAAACGGAACCCATTTCAAACGGTTACATTTCAAACGGAACCTCTACAAACAGATCCTTTTCAAACGGTCAACATGAATTCTATATTTCATGCACATCCTTGACTTCACGTGTATGATGAAATTAATAAAGACTTGTGATGTCATCATTATgatgtcacttgtgatgtcatATTGATGATGTCATGCTTGTTCAGATCCGCACCGAAAccaagactcgacataagacgaagacgacagatgtatgcaccaacaagaaACACCGCAGAACCATTAGCCGGCGCCTCATCTCTTGATCTAACTCTCGAACGAAACCCTAGCAATGGTTACATGAAAAGACCCAAAAACACAAAGGATTAGTATAAATAagatgaaatcatgaaagtattTCAATAAAAAAAGAAGAACAAACCTTTTGAATGAAGATAATCGATGAACAAAAGAAGATTTTATGGTGACGTCTGGAAGAAGATTAAGGTTTGGATGGAGTTTGAATCACCTGAATATAGAGAGAGAAGGAACTGTAGGAGTTTCTAAACAAAGATGAGAATGAGAAGTGAGAAGAGAGATTATAAAAGGAAAAGGGGATGGCactgttgggcgggaaaagaAGCCCTAATTTACTAACACATGGctcaaataactttcatttattatatataatagattcagAAAAAAAACTCCTCCTTCAAGCAATGAGGCTATAAGGTGTGGGGACAACACCAATCCGGCGAGCCCGTCCCGGCTCGTCCACACCACCCCCTTGGGGCCCGTCCCGTCGTCAACGTCGACCAACCGACGAAGAGAACGTTCCTCTCTCTTTCTTTAtcaacatacacacatatacatacatacgtcTTGTATATATTGATGAGGCTCATCATCCACACCCTAGGCTCATCCCCCACATCCAATGACGCGGTTGACTACGTGAAGGCTCATCTCCAAATGATGGGGCTCCTTCACACCTTGTAGCCTGAACATCATGTAGAATGATTCACATCCCATTCAAACATCCATAGCAAACATGTTTTTTGTGTTAGTTTGTGACGTAATGGCACAAATGTTTATCCACGATAAAATAGTGAAGGTTCAAGTCTCATTAAATAGATAATAGATGAATTTCAGTAGTAGATTTTAATCCTTTATAGGGGGTGTGTGTTTCCCGTTAAAAATGATAAttaatgttttatgttataatttatctttttttattttgaCTTCAagtgtatattttttttatattgtatGATTGGTAAATTGTTGAATTAAGggtatatttttatttatattgcATGATTGGTAATTGGTTTAATTTTAGAAATTTGAACTGAATTAAGggtatatttttatttatattgtaTGATTGAGACTTGAGTTTTTCAATGGAGACTTAAGTTCAATTCCCATTTGTGTCATATTGGTGTGGATATTGGGCAATGAGGGTGACAAACTCACTGAGGGGGGTTCGATCCTGAGCTGCACCCCGGTTTTCATCCGGCTGTTAGTTCAGCGAGTCATCTCGTGTGGAGGCAGTACGGTTTCCCGGGGAACGCTGTAACCAAGTCTGACCAGCCCAGCgcgggcccggttaagacaacgtaatCTGGACAGATCTTGGCTAGGGCCGCCTTTTAGACGATGTGAGATTGGGTCATTCAAAAAGAAAagtcaccgttcaaaaaaaaagattGGTAAATGGTTTAATTTTAGAAATTTATATAGTATTAAAGAACAAGGTCGGTGGTAAATACCACCAACCTTTTCTACCCCTTAGACTTTTTGTAATAACAAAACTAACCCTCTAATTTTATACAAGTCATTTTGATCTCTCAAGTTTCAAAAGTATTGAGTTTATCCTAAACTAATTTCTTACGTTGTTATTTTGATGTATGCGTCAGTATAAATTCGAGTTCATCTACGCGTTaacgtatttttttttttttgaaaatgagTCGGGTCAGTtacaaaatgttttatttttatgtaaatTTTGTTCGGGAACAAATCATGTCAAATATAAATACGTTTCATTCGACGAGATAAATTTGAGTTACTATGTTTCGACATAATTTTAGTTGAGAAAAGAGTTGGGTCGGTTTTAGTCTATACTTTATCATGTCGCGTACGATGCCACCAcacatgtttatatatatatatatatatatatatatatatatatatatatatatatatatatatatatatatatatatattaaaactaaAAGTCGATGGCTTTCTACTCACACCCACCTCTTCTTTCTTATATATTAAACTTTGGCGAAAAGCACACAAAATGAGAGTCTGCTATATTTGTTGAGCGTATTAATAATAAACTAAACAtgctctgttttttttttttttgctattagCAATTTGTAAGTCTCATATACTCAACTAAAAATGGTTATGTCAttattaataaaactaatatatattaaaaggTGTGAATTAGTATTCACACTTTTTAATTTTCTCTCAACTTTCAATATTGATATTTACACCtcttttaattttgaaaaattttgtaaaatgtCAATTAACTATCTTGAGTTTTTAAAGTTTATTCTTTGTACTTTTATTCTTTAACTTAAACGCTATGTTcttatgtgcttatttttatgtatgtgtaggtataaattcaaattggtttatgtttcaatatcattttttttttggaaacgactagggtcaaatataatacgttttcatgcctatttttatgtacgttttcagttgatctacgttttgacgtaaattttattCGAAAACAAGTCAGGTctaatataatacgtttttattCGACAGAATAAATTCGAGTTATTGTATGTTTTGAGGCCGCTGCAACGCGCGGCAGGTACACTTACTAGTTTGAACTAAAATGGAATCTGTTAAGACTGCGGgttatggtggggcttgggttgagcGTGGGTTGGGGCGGGTgctgacacgtggaatgggagcccccccccccccccactgcctggtacgtgtccgcggggtatggtggggcgtgggttgggcttgggttgggtgcaccgcgtggcagggtagtttaaaaaaaaatatatacaaaatttaaaaaaatcacacaaacatttataaaaaaaaaacatacaacttcattaatatttataaaattacataaacctaaaaattacaaaataagaaACCTAAagcgttaaataaatttcaagaaggtcgatcttgtcgaacgccttttTTTCCTTGCCGcgaaactctatgttcgccaccgccacccggtcctcgtggcttaactcgcccccgggaacggcttcgtagtaagccttgaaacgctcgagcttgggacgtagctcgcgccatttatgttggcacgcattcatgttgtggcggtcgttaccgacCAAACGTCGGTAGGCCGCGAAAGCTTCCGTCCAATATTTGGTTTGGCCCGGTGGCCGccccttcatagcgtcaacgacGCTTGTGACTAGGGAAAGTTCTTCGTTGTGGGTCCAGGATGCCATAGCGGGTTCGTGGGATGTCGGGTTTGTGGTGACCGGCTGGGGCAGCGGGTGGGGATATCGAATGTTTGGGACCACGGTGGGGGTTGGGATGGACCACCCGGTTGGGgtttgggggtatttataggggatgtTGGGGTTTGGGTGACCGGTTGGGGTGACCGCTTGGCCAAGCCAAcggtttgaatttaaaaatttaaaacttttGGGATGGCCCGCTATGACGTGGCGGGTGAGCCAATGATATTCAGCCAACTAGGATGGCCaaaccgccccacgcccggcttgaaacccatgccccaagggccacgccgaaacccatgcccacccggggtggtggcttgggcgttttccccctaCCCACGCCCAAACTCCTGCCCCATACCCCGTAGTCTATGCCTTTGGGTCATTCTTATTTCTTGCGTAATTAAATGATAGGTAGGTGAATGTTGACTTGGTAAACAATAGCAATCCGAAATATGCAAAAGTGTTATTTGGGAGCTCTCATAGGATCTGACCTAGAGCTCAAGGAGTctacttttttttaattataatttaAGATTGTGTGTAGTTAAAAGAATATAATAATGAAGTGATTAGAGCATCAAATAAACCTTCACCGTTTGTGTAAAATGTGAAATTAACCCAAGCATAGAGAAACTGATGTTACGTTTGTTATATCACTTCCTAAGGTTTTTAAACGTTACAAATGACGTTTCGAACCAGTTAGGCGTGTGAACTTTAGTAATCTAACATATATGGTATGTGCATCTTGGTTGATTAAGGTGAAATTTGATCAAAGGCAACCTAAAATGCAAATTAAAAAATTGGTGTGTAAGGCACCAAGTTATTGCTTCAAAATGTTTAATGACACTATCAAAACGGTTTAGAAGGTAAAAAATCATGtgttgaaaatgaaaaataaaaaactgGGAAATTGAAGAAAAGTATTAAATTTACAAAATTTGACGTAAAAGTGACTTTGATCAACTTAAAAGTTGGTAGGCTAATAAagcttataatttttttttgaatagcaAGATGGGGccttttattcatcaaacaacaAACCAACTGGAATCATAGcaagaaaacaaaacaaagtattaGAAACATTTACATACAGTAAGATCTAGTCACCAAGAAAAGTAAAGCCATTTTTCCCATGATTCCAAGTGCACCTTTGATCTTTGTTTCATCCAATGATACGATTCTTCTTTGATTTCTTCGATCATTCTGTATGTCTCGCCGGCTCTTGATCTGAATAttttttcatttctatttttcCAAATAACCCAAGTTGTTAACAGAAAAATTGCGTGTACCGCTTTCTTCTTCGCCTTTGGCCAGTTGAAATCGTTCAGCGAACTGAATACCTCTGCGAGTGTGGCTGGTTTTGATGCCGTATCCATTTTGACCCACCTGCTGACTTGTTCCCAGACGTTTTCCGCTACCCTACACTTAACAAGGACGTGATCCGGTGTTTCTTCTTCACTGTCGCACACTCCACACATTCCGCTCAGAACCGGGACTCCTCTTTCTCTTAATTTTGTGGCTGTCGGAATTTTACCTTTTATTGCTCTCCGTACGAACATACTGCACTTCTGTGTTGCCCAATTATTCCAGAAAAAATCATCCGCTGTTTCGTTTAAATTTATGTTCCGTGCCAAAGTACTTCTTACCGCTTTCACCGAGAAGTCCTGATTTTCTCCCCCATTCCATATCCAATAGTCACTTCTTTCCGATAATCTCACTTGATTCAACATTCCCAGCAATTCCTCCATCTGTTGTCTTTCATTAACAGTACTGGGTGTTTTATGCCATGCCCAATCCCATAAGACTCCACCATTAGGTCTCGTGTAGTTATCCTGAACTTTTGCTCTTTTCTCTTTGGCGAGTTGATAAATGAGAGGGAATTTTTCCTTTAATGGCTTGTCTCCGTACCACGTGTCTACCCAGAATAAGGTTTTGTCTCCTACACCTATTTTGCTTGTAAGGCTTCTTACAATATCCACCCCTCTTTTGGTCAAATCCTTCTTTGTTTCTACTATTGTTTTCCATATCCCTGTCAGAATTTTTTTAGTGGAACCATAGTAATTCTTCTCTTGTTCTTGTGGATGGCATGTATGACTTTTACCCATAAATGGTGTGGCTCCATTTTTAGTCGCCACCACCATTTGACAAGTAAAGCCAAATTTAAGTCTCTAATGCTCCCCACACCGAGTCCTCCAAAACTTTTTGGCTGCTACAATTTTGGTGAAATAAGTTAAGACGAATCGACGGATTAAAAGGTGAAGAATGGGTCATAATTCAATGTTAACATACCTCGAAATTCATCCTTTACTAAATTTTCATCACCGAATAAGTCGCGAATCTAAATACATAAAcctatacaaactctacaactTGGGTCAATCCAAGAACCTCAAGACACTTCTCATTTATCTAACCCCGGTCTAACCTGTTTAATTTTAATTGTTCATCGTTGTTTATTAAAAAACCAATGATTAAACAACAAAATGTTTTAGAATTTTCAAACAGGCCAGACCATCATAATTTAAACTTACCTGGATTAAACCTGATACGATACATATAATGAAGAGGATGGTTGTCTCTGCACTTCAGTTTCTTCTTCTGTTTGTACCATTTTTGAACCCTCAAAATTTGTTGATCCATGTTTCTCCCGTGTTTTTGTTGGTATGACTAGCGACCCACTGTCTAATTTTCGTACAAGTCGACTATCAAACTgcaatgttttaaataccggtatgGACCGGCCGGTTAAACCGGATAGCGGACACGAGAGTGGTACGATTAAGGCCGATAAAACCGAATACGGTATGTCTTATGTACCGACGACAAATCTGGTTCCCGGTTCAAACCGTTGAACCGGTTTGCATTATCTTGAAATTTgagttttaaattttaataaaatacgaTATTAAGGTTATACTGACCTTCCATATTTCTGATAATTAACCTAGTGCCTTCCATTCTAATATTCCATCACTATTGAAATTGTTACCCACCTCGTCTAATGTAATATTATTTATGAGTAATAAAAAGCTCTTAAAAATGCTTAATATTTTACAAGAAAATAATTGTTTTTAGATAAAATCATGATCAATTACGTAAATTCTAATTGATATTGGATAGTTTTTTAGACGAATTTGTATTTTATAGAATTATAGGTTTAACTAGTAACCCGATTGAACCACTCGgtacaacccggttcaaccggttgaaccatctCAGAGCTCAACCCGGTATGATTTAAAAACcgttttttaaaacattgatcaAACTCCTTAGCCACTTCTTCTCCGTTTGGTGTATGTTTGATCTCCATGGTTGGTTTCTCTTCAAGTAATGTTTCCAAATAAACAAGATCACCAACCGGGTCAAATTCCCCTTCTTCAAGAGTTGGTAAACCTACCAACTCATCACTAAACTCTTCCTACCAAAATGGTACATGCTCTTCAATTTTCTCATCTTCCATTTTGTCAATTGGTTATTCTTCAGCTTCTTCTCTCGGGGTCGTGGTGTAGTCGATCATCTTCAACTACATCTCTTCTACCACCCCTCATCACCATCGCTCCAAAGTCATCATCAATGGGTTCGGGACCGTAATACCATGGCATGGGATACCAATAGGATTTAACATCCTGCTAAACCGGAGGTGGGACTGCTTCGCCCGTTATTGTCTCCAGTTCCACGTCTGACAACTTCGGATCACTATGAAGCTCCTCTTCAATCTCTTCTTCTTCTACTACTTCATTTTCTTCCTCCGCTCTCTCCAAGCCATACTGATCTTTCGATTCTACAGTCGTATAAATCATTTCACCCGAGGCTGTTTGATATCCTATTAGATTTCCGTCCCAGTCATAAATGTCACGCTGTTGTGATTTCTGATGTTGATTTATCTGATAAAGGATAGCTTGGATTTCCCTATCCACTTAAGCAATTCTTCTCGCGTTTGATATGGTTGCGACTGTGAATACGAATTAGCATAGTAATCTGTGGAATACCCCGATGAATTACAAAAACGTTATCGCCTAAGTGTCATTGGAAACGGCGcaaaaacttgatgtgcaaaATATGTTCCACTAAAACTTAACCCAATTTAGACACTTCAGTTTTAATCTAGACTCTCCTAATGCTAGAGCACTAGACATGCAAGTGTACCTATTGAAagtagtaaagcctaatgaagtctgGATAtagaacccacgagacactagcgacccttaactagactctgactcaaaAATACTTAATTGGTTTTTAAAATGGATTTTCATTATctaataacctaatttaaactAACGAATCCAGCAAGACTAATACAAATGCAAAGGTAAATAACAAGTGAAGATGTAACCAGTGAGAATGAACAAACCACTCAGGCAAGAATACCTAATGTCATGCAATGACTTATAGTCTGACAATCTATGAAGTTCTTATTTTAGACTGACTAAACTCTCGTTAAAGAGGATGAATCCTATAGTGATTAGACAACTAAGAATGTGACCCACACTCAAAAAGCCTATAACCGATCTATGAAGTGCAATCAGAATGTGAATGAAGTGCTAGATGGAAACGCGTCTAATTAAAGATCCTGAATCCCATAACTATTAGAATCGAAAAAGAAACACTTTAAAAAACTTTAGATGTGAAGGTAGTTCTAAGATGATAAATCAAAAACCTAGGACTCATTAGACGCGAATAAATAGAGAACCCCGAGCCATCCAGTGTTCAACACTATCAAACAACTAATAGACAAACCCTAGCAATCCTAAATCATATCTCTAATTAATGGAATTGGATGCACACTTAAGTCTACATATTTTAATTGATTAATTAACTTATCTTATCTCTAATGATAGGGTTAGAACACAAACTGGCCAAATTAACGAACTAACAATTGATTTTAACGTGCATATAGTGAATCTCCTCTTTATAAACACATCAATAATGACAactaatcaaataatcacaacaaAACAGTAGTACACATGATCATAATCAGTAACAactcaaaactattttaaaccaAACACAAACTTGATTAAAAGAAGTTAAATCGAAAGTCAAAACATATCATCAAACCTAGGTGGCTTTAACAAATTAGCCTCTAATCATGttcataagttcaaaacatagaaTAGAAATCAAATACATGGTGTTCATCATAGTTAAATCAAAGAAAAACCGAAAAGTTAACAAACGGACTGCGAATTTCGTCAAACATCCAAACTTTATGATGATTCTTCGATCCTAGCACCTTCCTCAAGCTTGGATGTCTTCCTTTGGTCTTCCTTAGTTGTACAAAGGTTGTGGAATGAATTAGGGTTGAAACGGGCTTTAAATAGTTGAAAACATCCTATTTATCGACAAACAACTCTCTTGCGCGTCGCAAGTGAGGTTATTACATCTCTCATATGTCGCAGAGGTGCAAATAAGATAAAATAGTCGTAATGGCATTTTTCATAATTTTCTGGAACTTTTTAATCCTTCACGTGTCGCTAGAGGCACTGCCTCCTACTCTCGCAACACACCAACACTGAGTTTCACcatatttttgttttcttcataaaaTCTTCGTTCTAACTCCATTTTCTTCCCTGTTTTTCCTGCATCCTCGTATTTCCACCCTCTATTGTGACAAATGACATAAATCCGTAACTTCCGTACCATTAGATAATTATTTATTTTCTACAATTATGTGTTTTAAATGTCAACACTTTATGTTTGCATGTTATACATTTCAATCATGCATGTCATACATTTCATTCATTGCATTGTGAAACAATTTAAGCGTTGCGTCAAAACAATTAGAAAACTCACCGGTTAGATAGGTTGTGTCAGCACAGCCTCACTACTCAGCTAAATGGTAGATTTAGGACTTAGACGTAGGTCCGacataaaaaatatatcaaatccCAAGTGGAAAAACAAGTATAATAGTTAAAACTTTCCGGAAAAATATACCGAACTTAAAAGTGTCTGTTTTGGAACATAAATGGCAATTTTTCGCAGGATTCAGAATCCGACAAATTATACAAGTTCAGAAATGTTgttaaacatcaaaaacaacTTAAAAAGCATTGGGGATAACATtaaaacacaaaacatataatACCTTATAAATTACATAACTTAACTTTTTAGCGAACTGACAACGAAACAAGCACCGAACAATTATCCGAACACTACCAAAACACCAAATATGGACTAGTAACATTTTTTAATGTCGTAACACTAATATTGGTCATAGAACACTTAGTTACAcataaaaacacctaaaaacAATTAACACGTAATTAAACCCTCAATATACATTCAAACCCCTAAATTATTGAAACTTGACACTTAACCCCCCTTGCAAAATGACGGTTCCATGGGGGCCCCACAAGCCCCCATGTTGTCTCTTGATATTGTAGTTTGGATGTTGGATCATAAGGTGTGTTGGAGAAAGTTGTGCACATGATTATAATTAGAAAACTTTATCCTATCCTTATCATTCCAACCTCTAAATTTCAAACTCCATTTCCCCTCTTCTTTCCCCTCCACATTCGGCCAAGACAACACCAAGAACACCTCCCtttttctcccatcttcaagccATTTCAAGAGTTCTCAAGGGTGTCTCAAGTGTATCTAAGGAAGGTTCAAGTGTTggaagctcaaggaccactcAAGGAAGCTATTAACCACCATCTTCATCCTCTTATCATCTCCTTGTTCTTGTTGCCTCTTCCCTAGCCACTAGTGCTAGTTATGAGTCTTCTAATCCCTTGTTTTGATGTTCGTTAGTAGTATAATGAAGATGTACAAGTTAAACCATCAAGAAAACTAAACTTTAAAGTATGAACAAGTAATGAAATAACAAAATCTAACATGAACAAGTAATTTTGGTGTTATGTGAAGATTGTTATGAAGTTGTTGTTTGTTTTGTGATTTGGATGGAATCCATCACATGCATGCATGTTAGAAGTATAGATCTAACAAATATACAATTGGATCTTAAAAGATCCATGATGAACATGTTAGTAGACTTGAAGATCTTGAGATATGAACTTGTAAGTGTGTTCAAAATGATATGTTTATGTTTATAAACTTACAAACAAAGTGGATGaacaagttttcaaaaataaGTTTCTACAAAGTTTGTAAAATTCAACAAATAAGTCTTGATTCAAGTAGATCTACATGATTAAAGTATAGATCTAAATTACTACAAGTTCATATGAAATTTGAAGTGTGTTAGCATGAAAAGTATGGATGATTTTGTATATTGTTACTTGCAAGATTGTTGTTGGATGATTGTTgagtttttaaaagaaaataaacacatgttttaaaCATAGGAAAATCTTtaattttaggggaaactatggcaaaatttttgtagaatttaaatgtaacaccccgcatttttgaagtcaaagtacaagtcaaagtcaaagtcaaaggaagaaaagattgctaaatacgatctgtcactccttgcttaattattgattgcACTCTTTGACTTTGTAATCAATACTCTATTTTATATCACTTTAGtagtattatgtggagtaaatgcaATAATCGCAGTTTATCGCTGATCGACTTATCGCTATCTCATCGCTATCGCaccgcaactcgaattatgcgttctgaatattgttttacgtgtgtgtgctatttatgtgttacttgcgCATGTTTATAATTGTTTTATGGTGGTTAatcgaaaacgcaatcgcaactctatcgaaACTCAATCTCATCGCAAACCCGAGATTTAAGATTATTTATGTTGGTGTATGttagttaggttatttgtgtaactattgtttaataCTATCGCATTGCTTACTCGCAACGCATCGCAAAACTCAATGCACGAAACGAAACATCGAAACTTAACTCGCAGGAGACGTTCGATCGAATAACCATTCGAttgaatggtcatccgtccggatgaccatccgatcggatggccatccgatcggactgccctcCGATCGCACACCTGCACCGCCTTTCCTCTTTTGTCACCTATAAATACCTCCTGTCAcatcatgaacagtgatgtgacagctctctcgtcCGACCAACGCACTTTGGGCTATTTTCTCccgatttctcacgattcttgtaagtttctacctcaaatcttgtacttctatgatcaacacacactccttcatctttttcaccataaaatcttaacttttcaccatgaaatcggctggtttgaggtgttctaggatgttgtcatcatggggttcttatgaacttcaagatttcAACATgttaaacactgatttcacctaaatctaaacattttcaagattaaaaggattgaaagatgtgTTCAtaaccttctttcaactcttttacactcttgcactcaaaaccgatagaattggagctcattcaggccttccACTCATCCTTTAGTGAAGTGTCGGTTTGGGAACTGAttcctatcaaagagacaaccgattcacgggttgaacatgaactaCCGTTAAGAACAGTTAAAAGGTCAGACGGGGCGATTCCCACCCAATCGGATGACTTGGGCTTAATGGGGATTCCGTTGTTTAATACGTTGTCATATCATCTCGGTCAAACCGCAAACTTTCTAAACTTAACAAAATTCCAACTTTCAAAACGAGCAAGTCACCaaacggactgccgtccgatcggattgccatccgatcggatgacttgtgATCTCAATACTTAACTTTTTAcaaattttcaaagatcatcagtttcaacggatagtcatccaatcggactaccatccgaccgaATGACCATCCTGCAGTGAACTTGTTCTCTATGAAATGTCTCACTTGGAACGTATCGCCATCCGagcgaatggccatccgatcagacgaccgttcgatcggacgacctgaaaggtagagatacttctctgttttcaaaatgctataacgaaaacttcaaagtcacatcatacacaaacacattcttCCCAAACAGATCACCCTctgaccgaatggccatccgtccgaaTGACAATCCGTCATACTGTTCACTTTCACCGTTTAACGCACCGCTCACCGTTTGTGCTATCGTTCTATAATCAGGCttactctagcgctcccttcaatccaatcacaGATTGTGTTTAGTAGCTACCATCTctttgagtatactcgatcccttttgctttacgcacttttgggtgttacatacgttacctatattcaaatcacaatcgacacacaacgcaaacatttttatacgctaaccgttcctgcatgttatatgtgttactcgatgaatgcttgtgttatgtttacacagtgattgttgcctgacaccttagcaacgatagtacaatagtttggactcagcacctgtcgtggacgggggttgctaagggtatttcttcacgtgtcacgctggtgatatgtgttgcgcactctacaactcgcagtcacgtctgtgcatatttcattgtcgataacctactagcttcactttgctacatgttacatgctggttatgcgcaAACGACTTTCGcaatctattaaacttgtatgctcacctttacactatgtgtattgacttttattttaacgtatgtgacaggtgtttaggatgcttttgCTTGTTAGCTGCTatggaatcaagctaggagagtctagaaacaaactaaataaaatctgagttgtcggaatggatatttgtctttgagaacattgtctgtaataactgtttttatttt of Helianthus annuus cultivar XRQ/B chromosome 1, HanXRQr2.0-SUNRISE, whole genome shotgun sequence contains these proteins:
- the LOC110929017 gene encoding uncharacterized protein LOC110929017, coding for MVVATKNGATPFMGKSHTCHPQEQEKNYYGSTKKILTGIWKTIVETKKDLTKRGVDIVRSLTSKIGVGDKTLFWVDTWYGDKPLKEKFPLIYQLAKEKRAKVQDNYTRPNGGVLWDWAWHKTPSTVNERQQMEELLGMLNQVRLSERSDYWIWNGGENQDFSVKAVRSTLARNINLNETADDFFWNNWATQKCSMFVRRAIKGKIPTATKLRERGVPVLSGMCGVCDSEEETPDHVLVKCRVAENVWEQVSRWVKMDTASKPATLAEVFSSLNDFNWPKAKKKAVHAIFLLTTWVIWKNRNEKIFRSRAGETYRMIEEIKEESYHWMKQRSKVHLESWEKWLYFSW